Proteins from one Dromiciops gliroides isolate mDroGli1 chromosome 6, mDroGli1.pri, whole genome shotgun sequence genomic window:
- the RASL11B gene encoding LOW QUALITY PROTEIN: ras-like protein family member 11B (The sequence of the model RefSeq protein was modified relative to this genomic sequence to represent the inferred CDS: deleted 2 bases in 2 codons) produces the protein MRLIQNMATIADNPTSGSSGCTAAAAASIGLLVWAAVSGRRLVKIAVEGASGVGKTALVVRFLTKRFIGDYERNAGEPYTRQVQIEGETLAIQVQDTPGVQIHEQGLSCNEQLNRCIRWADAVVIVFSIIDYKSYELISQLHQHVQQLHPGARLPVVIVANKADLLHIKQVEPQHGLQLANMLGCTFYEVSVSENYNDVYSAFHILCKEVSHKQQVSSTPEKRRTSLIPRPKSPNMQDLKRRFKQALSAKVRTVTSV, from the exons ATGCGCCTGATCCAGAACATGGCAACCATCGCCGATAACCCTACTTCGGGCAGCAGCGGCtgcaccgccgccgccgccgcctccatCGGACTGCTGGTCTGGGCCGCAGTGTCGGGCCGCCGCCTGGTCAAGATCGCTGTCGAGGGGGCCAGCGGAGTCGGCAAGACCG CACTGGTGGTACGATTCCTGACCAAACGATTCATTGGCGACTATGAAAGAAATGCAGGTGAGC CTTATACCAGACAAGTCCAAATTGAGGGAGAAACACTGGCAATT CAGGTTCAAGATACACCAGGAGTCCAG atCCACGAACAAGGCTTGAGCTGCAACGAACAACTGAATAGGTGCATTCGCTGGGCTGATGCTGTGGTGATTGTCTTCTCCATCATTGACTACAAGAGCTATGAGCTGATCAGCCAGCTGCACCAGCACGTCCAGCAGTTGCACCCTGGCGCCCGGCTGCCCGTCGTCATTGTAGCGAACAAGGCTGACCTGCTCCATATCAAGCAGGTGGAGCCCCAGCACGGACTGCAGCTAGCCAACATGCTGGGCTGCACATTTTATGAAGTGTCTGTCAGTGAGAATTACAATGATGTCTACAGCGCCTTTCACATCCTGTGCAAAGAAGTGAGTCACAAACAGCAGGTGTCCAGCACACCAGAAAAGAGGAGAACCTCTCTCATTCCTAGGCCAAAGTCTCCCAATATGCAGGACCTGAAGAGAAGGTTCAAGCAAGCC CTGTCTGCCAAAGTGAGGACTGTCACTTCAGTCTGA